The following nucleotide sequence is from Paenibacillus odorifer.
TATATTTGCTGGATGAGGAGATCGTACGTAATCTGGAGGATTTTGCCCTCGCTGGCGGGACCTTGCTGATCACCAACCGTAGTGGTGTCAAAAATATAAACAACATCGCAGTCATGCAACCGCTGCCCGGGCAGCTGAGCTACTGTACCGGCGTTGAAGTGCTGGAGTATGATCCGATTGGCGCTGAAACACATGCCATCATGGACGCGGAGGGTAACCAATACGAATGTACGCAGTGGTGCGACATTCTCCGGCCGGTAGTGGCCCAGCCGATTGCTTGGTATGGTGATGATTTCTATCGCGGCACACCCGCTGTAACTGTTAATTCCTTCGGTAAAGGTCAGGTTTATTACTTCGGAACTCATGCGGAAGAGAAGTACTGGTCAGTTCTATTAGAGAACCTGACTAAGGAAAAAGGGTTGTTACGCTTTGAAGGATTGCCAAACGGAGTACAAGCCTCCGTGCGGACTGGAAATCAGGGAAGCTTCTTATTCCTGCTTAACCTGAGCCGCGAGTCGGTGATCGTTCCGTTGCCACGAGAATACAGCAGCCTGCTGGATAATAAGATTCGATCGGGAGAGCTCCAGCTCGAGCCGTATGGAGTAGAGGTGCTGGAGATTTGAGTGGTTTTGAGTAAGGAGGTATTGAAGTGGGTTTGAGAGTGTGGCAGAAGAGAGGAAAGTGGAGTGGGGGATGTGTAGAGTAGGGTGAAGTGAAGGTTGGTGAAGATGGAGTGAGGGATGTGTGGAGTAGGGTGAAGTGAGGTTGGTGAAGATGGAGTGAGGGATGTGTGGAGTAGGGTGAAGTGAGGTTGGTGAAGATGGAGCGAGGGATGTGTGGAGTAGAGTGAAGTGAAGGTTGGTAAAGATGAAGTGAGGGATGTGTGGAGTAAGGGAAGAGCGGTGTAGGGGAATGTGTGGAGTAGGAATAGTGAAGTAAGTGGAAGTGTGTAGTAAAAAATGAGTGGAGTAGGGCATGCAGAAACTTTAACAGAAGCACAACAGAAAATAGTTGCACTTCGTACACTTATTTGAAGTGTTGGAGTGTTTAATTGGTTTTAGTTGCACTTTGTGCAGCTAAAAATCGGCTTATCCCGCTGCAAGGCCATTTTCCGAGAATATAGTTGCACAGAATACACTTATATGGATAATTTCTGCCTTGCAGGCTATTTTAAGTGTACAAAGTGCAATTATTTCGTTTGACTTACTCATACTGAACTGAAGAGAGCTGCACAATGGACTCCATCATGATCAGATTTCCACATGGACTCCAACATGATCAGATTTCCGCATGGGCTCCAACATGATCAGATTTCCGCATGGACTCCATCATGATCAGATTTCCACATAGACTCCTATCATGTACAGATCTACACGATCCAGCTCAGAGGTGCCGCACACTCGCAGCCAAATGCACCCAGCCAACGTACCGTACCGCACCGCCCATTTCTACACAATAGTAGCGCATACCATACTCTTACTACGTTCTAGCCGCATATTCCCAGCGAGCAATTTTTCCACAGTGGGCGGGACATTTTTAATGCAGGCGTCTAAATTGCTCCGGCGTAGTCCCGGATTGCTTGCGAAATGTGGCTACATAGTGACTGACATCGCGGAAGCCGACTAGCTGGGAGATAGCTTTTACCGTAAGATCGGGTTGGCTTACGAGCATTTCTTTGCTTTTGCGGATGCGTAAACGTACGAAATAGGCATAAGGCGAGAGGCCGAAAGTTTGGACGAATAGGTTGTTAAGATAGCGCCCAGATACCCCTAGTTCATCGGCTAGATCGTTCAGTCCGAGATCAGGATCGCCATAATGGCTGTCCATCCATTTTAGCAGTGGCTGCAGCTTATCTACATTGCGGGAAATCGCCGTATTGTTATGAAGCTGGCCATATTTACTCAAAGTAAGCAAAAAACGATAAGCATCTGTGGAGGCGCCGAGACCAAACATATCCTGGTAGGCATCATGACGATCCAGCATTTCCTTCAGCAGATTGGGGAGAGGCGCTTCATTTTCCCAACGGTAAAAAGAATTACTATTCATCCCAAGCGTCTCCAAAATTGATTGTGCCGAATCGCCACCGAACGTTAGATAATAGGTACCCCAGTTTTTAGTGGAGGCCTCATAACGATGGGGTGTATAGGGAAGTAGTAATACGCCGCTGCCTTCAGGCAAGGAAAAGGTTTTATTGTCAAAATGGATAATCCCTTCACCTTCTGAGGTTTGAAGCCAATGATACGTGTCATAGCCATCGGGGCGGGATACTTTTTCCTGATCATGATTGTGCCCCATACTGTCTAAAGTGATTGGCAAGTGCTGTCCACCTTCATGGACGAATACGATCCTGCGATGCATGATTTCGGACAATGCTATCCTCTCCTGTTAGTTCTATATTCTTATATGTATGAGACATTATTTTATATTTAAAGGGCAACCTTAACCATTTACAATAGATATATAATTATACTATAAAGGGTGTGCGAAGTGTGATTAACGATAAATTACCTAAAATTTGGTACGGTGGAGATTACAATCCGGAGCAATGGGATGCGCCTGTATGGGCTGAGGATGAACGGATGTTCAAGCTGGCGGGAATTGATGTTGCCACAATTAATGTGTTTTCCTGGGCTTTAATTCAACCTTCCGAAGATACTTATGATTTCTCCTCATTGGATGAATTAATGGATAGACTATATAAAAATGGAACTTATGTATGTCTAGCTACAGGAACAGGAGCGCATCCAGCTTGGATGGCTCACCGATATCCTGAAGTGACACGTGTCGATGTCCAGGGCAGAAAACGTAAGTTCGGTGGACGTCATAACTCCAATCCGAACAGTTCAGTTTACCGCAAGTATGCAGCGAAGCTGGCTGGTAAGCTGGCAGAACGCTACAAGGATCATCCGGCACTGGTAGCTTGGCATATTTCTAATGAATATGGTGGCTATGATTATTCCGAACAGTCCGCTGCTGCCTTCCGTGTCTGGTTGAAGGAGCGTTATGGTTCGCTGGATGCTTTGAACAAGGCTTGGAATACACGCTTTTGGGGACATACGTTTTATGATTGGGAAGAAATTGTGGTGCCAAATGAGCTGAGTGAAGAATGGAACGGTAACCGTACTAACTTCCAAGGGATCTCGTTGGACTATCGCCGTTTTATGTCTTATAGCTTGCTCGAATGTTACAAAATCGAATATGAAGCGATCAAAGAACACAGCACCAACGTACCTGTTACAACGAACCTGATGGGCTTTTATCCGGAGCTGGATTATTTTGAGTGGGCCAAGCATATGGATGTAATTTCTTGGGACAACTATCCTTCACTGGACACACCGGTCAGCTTTACAGCAATGACACATGATCTTATGCGTGGATTAAAAAATGGCCAACCGTTCATGCTGATGGAGCAAACACCGAGCCAGCAGAACTGGCAACCGTACAACTCTTTGAAACGTCCAGGCGTTATGCGCCTATGGAGTTACCAGGCTGTAGCGCGTGGTGCAGATACTGTGTTGTTCTTCCAGCTGCGTCGTTCGATAGGGGCTTGTGAAAAGTATCATGGAGCGGTAATTGAGCATGTGGGTCATGAACACACACGGGTATTCCGTGAATGTGCTGAGCTGGGCAAAGAGCTGGAGCAGCTTGGAGATCAACTACTGGATGCGCGCAGTGCGGCTAAAGTAGGGATCATCTACGATTGGGAAAATCGTTGGGCACTTGATCTATCAAGCGGTCCGTCGGTTGCCTTGGATTACGTGAATGAAGTTCACAAATATTATGATGCGCTGTATCAGCAAAATATCGAAGCCGACATGATCGGGGTCGAAGAGAACCTGTCCAAGTATGAAATTGTTATCGCACCTGTAATGTACATGGTCAAGCCAGGTTTTGCAGAGAAGGTTGAAGCCTTTGTAAAAGCGGGCGGCACATTCATTACGACTTATTTCAGCGGTATTGTTAATGAGAACGACCTTGTAACGGTTGGAGGTTATCCAGGCGAATTGCGTAAGGTGCTTGGAATTTGGGCAGAGGAAATCGATGCATTACTGCCAGGTATGAGCAATGAGCTCGTGCTGGATAAAACGTGGGGTAGCTTGAGTGGTTCTTATAAATGTGATCTGCTCTGCGATCTGATCCATGCCGAAGGGGCAGAAGTTTTGGCAGAGTACGGTTCTGATTTCTATAAAGGAATGCCTGCACTGACTGTGAATAAATTTGGAGAAGGTAAAGCTTATTATGTGGCGACTAGCCCAGAAGCTGGATTCCTGCAAGGTTTCCTAGCGAATCTGTGTGCCGAAAAGAACATTCAGCCGCTGGTAACTGCACCGGAAGGTATCGAATCTGTTCAACGTGTGAAGGATGGCGTATCTTATCTGTTCTTGCTGAACCACACCGCTGGTGATTTAAGCGCCGATATTGGGGCGGCTGAGCGTACTGATC
It contains:
- a CDS encoding beta-galactosidase; this encodes MINDKLPKIWYGGDYNPEQWDAPVWAEDERMFKLAGIDVATINVFSWALIQPSEDTYDFSSLDELMDRLYKNGTYVCLATGTGAHPAWMAHRYPEVTRVDVQGRKRKFGGRHNSNPNSSVYRKYAAKLAGKLAERYKDHPALVAWHISNEYGGYDYSEQSAAAFRVWLKERYGSLDALNKAWNTRFWGHTFYDWEEIVVPNELSEEWNGNRTNFQGISLDYRRFMSYSLLECYKIEYEAIKEHSTNVPVTTNLMGFYPELDYFEWAKHMDVISWDNYPSLDTPVSFTAMTHDLMRGLKNGQPFMLMEQTPSQQNWQPYNSLKRPGVMRLWSYQAVARGADTVLFFQLRRSIGACEKYHGAVIEHVGHEHTRVFRECAELGKELEQLGDQLLDARSAAKVGIIYDWENRWALDLSSGPSVALDYVNEVHKYYDALYQQNIEADMIGVEENLSKYEIVIAPVMYMVKPGFAEKVEAFVKAGGTFITTYFSGIVNENDLVTVGGYPGELRKVLGIWAEEIDALLPGMSNELVLDKTWGSLSGSYKCDLLCDLIHAEGAEVLAEYGSDFYKGMPALTVNKFGEGKAYYVATSPEAGFLQGFLANLCAEKNIQPLVTAPEGIESVQRVKDGVSYLFLLNHTAGDLSADIGAAERTDLLTGNVISGSAVVPGRGVLILSYKK
- a CDS encoding AraC family transcriptional regulator, whose protein sequence is MSEIMHRRIVFVHEGGQHLPITLDSMGHNHDQEKVSRPDGYDTYHWLQTSEGEGIIHFDNKTFSLPEGSGVLLLPYTPHRYEASTKNWGTYYLTFGGDSAQSILETLGMNSNSFYRWENEAPLPNLLKEMLDRHDAYQDMFGLGASTDAYRFLLTLSKYGQLHNNTAISRNVDKLQPLLKWMDSHYGDPDLGLNDLADELGVSGRYLNNLFVQTFGLSPYAYFVRLRIRKSKEMLVSQPDLTVKAISQLVGFRDVSHYVATFRKQSGTTPEQFRRLH